One window of Myxocyprinus asiaticus isolate MX2 ecotype Aquarium Trade chromosome 6, UBuf_Myxa_2, whole genome shotgun sequence genomic DNA carries:
- the LOC127442529 gene encoding twisted gastrulation protein homolog 1-A-like — protein sequence MRPALSLCPVLISLLFLLSGLTVINGCNKALCASDVSKCLLQGLCQCRPAEGNCSCCKECMLCLSSLWEECCDCVGMCNPRNYNDSPATSKSTVEELYGPIPSLFRALTEGDTPINMMVVSFPVAEELSHHENLVSFLETLDSQSHNISLPSNSVHGDAMCTVVYFDDCVSIRQCKQYCESMGGSKYRWFHNACCECIGPECLDYGSKAVKCNNCLI from the exons ATGCGGccggctctctctctctgtcctgtcCTGATCTCTCTGTTATTCCTTCTGTCTGGACTGACCGTCATCAACGGCTGTAACAAAGCCCTGTGTGCCAGTGATGTCAGCAAATGTCTGCTTCAG gggCTTTGTCAGTGCCGGCCGGCGGAGGGAAACTGTTCGTGTTGTAAAGAGTGTATGTTGTGTTTGAGTTCTCTCTGGGAGGAGTGCTGCGACTGTGTAG GAATGTGTAATCCAAGAAATTACAACGACAGTCCGGCCACCTCCAAGAGCACAGTCGAAGAGCTCTACGGACCAATCCCGTCACTTTTCCGGGCCCTGACCGAAGGCGACACCCCCATTAATATGATGGTTGTGTCGTTCCCCGTCGCTGAGGAACTGTCCCACCACGAGAATCTTGTGTCTTTTCTTGAGACTCTGGACAGTCAGAGTCACAACATCTCGCTGCCCAGTAACAGCGTTCATGGTG atgccatgtgtACGGTGGTGTACTTTGATGACTGTGTGTCCATTCGCCAGTGTAAGCAATACTGTGAGTCAATGGGAGGATCAAAGTACCGCTGGTTCCATAATGCCTGCTGTGAGTGTATTGGACCCGAATGTTTGGACTACGGCAGCAAAGCAGTGAAATGCAATAACTGCCTCATCTGA